The following DNA comes from Alkalispirillum mobile.
CAGCTCATCGCGGTTGTCGCTGTCCGCCAGGCGCGGCTCGATATACCCGACGGTCTCGTAGCCGAAGTACCCCACCAGGCCACCGAGGAAACGGGGCATGTGCGGGAAGCCGGGCGGGTCGGCGGCGCGGAAGCGGGCCTGGTAGGCCTCGATCCAGGCCAACGGGTCGTCCACCGGGAAGCGCTCGGTGACCCGCCCCGCTACGCTGATCTCCACCTCGTGGCCATAGACCCGCAGCACGGTCTCGCAGGGCAGCCCGATGATGGAATACCGGCCCCACTTCTCCCCGCCCTGAACCGATTCGAACAGGTAAGAGTAAGGGCCCTGGGCCAGTTTCAGGTAGGTGGACAGCGGGGTGTCCAGGTCGGCCAGGATCTCCCGCACCAGCGGGATGCGGTTGTACCCGGCCCCGGCCAGGTCGCGGAATTGTTCAGGTTGCATGCGGACTCTCCAGGTGATGCTAGACGTGGGCTCCCTCTACGCGTCCGGCATCACCATCGACGGCGCGCCCGGCGCTGCCGGGGGACATCCACCCTGGAGAGCGACACGCCCATCACGCCGCCCGGCTCCGCAGCATCCCCGGCAGTTCCGCAAGGCTGTGCAACATCAGATCGGGGAAGGCGTCCTCGATGGCGTTGCCGGCGTTGTAGCCGTAGGGCACGCAGACCACCTTCATGCCGGTGTTGCGCGCCGCGCCCACATCCACCGCCGAGTCACCTACCATCAGCGCCTGCGACGGCTCGACGCCGAGCCGCTCGAGGGCCAGGCGCAGCGGCGCCGGGTCGGGCTTCTTCACCGGGGCGCAGTCCCCGCCCACAACGGTGGCCATGTAGTCGCGCACCCCCAAGGCCTCCAGCAGGGGCTCGGCGAAGCGGCGCGGCTTGTTGGTGACCACCGCCTGGGCAAGGCCCAACTCGGCCACCCCGGCCAACCCCTCGGACACCCCCGGGTACAGGCGGCTGCGCTCGGCTACCCGCTCGCCGTAATACTGGAAGAACTGCTCCAGCGCCGGATCGGTGTGCTCGTCGCCCGGATCGCCGTGGTGCTCGCCGGTGAGCGCGCGCATGATCAGGCGCCGGGCACCGTTACCCACCCAGCGGCGAATCTCCGCCTCCTCGCGGGCCGGCTGGCCGCGGTCGGCCAACACCCGGTTCACGGCCACCGCCAGATCAGGGGCACTGTCCACCAGCGTCCCGTCCAGGTCGTAGAGCACTGCACGTACCTTGCTGAAGTCCGCCTTCATGGATCTCTCGCAGCCTTTCTTTGTAACAGGAGTGCCGTACTTTAACCCAAGGCCACCCCCCGGTGCATATTGGAGTGGCCAGCCCGGGACTTACTCAGTCGTGATGGTGGCGCAAAAGCTCCCAAGCCTCGCGCAGTTCGCGGGTGCGGTTGGCCGCGTGGCGCACCTCCGCGGCGCTGGCACCGCGCGCCTGGACCCGGTCCGGGTGGTGGCGACTGAGGCCGCGGCGATACGCCCGGCGCACCTCGGCGCGGCCGGCGTCCGCTGCCACCCCCAACAGTGCCCGCGCGCGGGCCACCTCGTCCCCGCCCTGGAACGGCTGCCCCGGGCGGCGCTGGCCCACACCCCCGGCCAGGCGCTGATCCAGATCGTGCCGGGCATGACCGAGCCCGCGCCACACCCGCACCAGGAGGCGATACTGCACCGGGTCCGGGGGACCGTCGGCAGCGGCCAGGCGCACCAGCGCGGACAGCACCCGGGGGCGCCACTCCGGCCGGGCGCGCAGCCCCCGCCGCAGGCTGCGCAAAAGAGCGCGCAGCGGTAACCGCCCATCCCGTCCACGGCGGAACAGGGTGATCGCCCGCTGCCGGCGCACGCCGGTGAGGTTCAACTCGCCCAGGATCGCCTCGGTGACCGCCACCTCCGCCTCGCTGACCCGACCGTCCGCCTTGGCCAGCCGGCCCATCAGCGCCAGCAGCACCCCGGCGCAGCGCCGCTCCGCCCCGTCCATCCCGCACCCGGACCAGGCCCAGCCGCAAAAGCGGTGGTGGCGGACCAGCATATCCGCCGCCCACCCCAGCAACAGCCCGGGCACCAACCCCCAGGTCCCGGCCAGCAACCAGCCTGAAAGCAGCCCGAGAAAACGGCCCAGATAGCTCTGCCAGTATCCCCTCACCTTCCGTCTCTATCCCGTCCGGCCACGCAGCGCCTGAAGGATAACGCACCGGGACACCCGCGGTGCAGCCCGGCTTGCATTTGCACAGCGTGTATACAATAGTTGTACAAACATTTTCGCCATCCGGAGGTCGGACGCATGGCAGAGGGGCATATCGCCGTGGTCGGTGGCGGCATTTCCGGGCTGGGGGCCGCCTGGCTGCTCAGCCGCCGCTACCGGGTCACGCTGTTCGAGCGGAACAGCTACGTGGGCGGGCACACCCACACCGTCGAGGCCATGCTACCCGAGGGCTCTACCCCCGTGGACACCGGCTTCATCGTCTACAACGAGCCCAACTACCCGGCCCTTACCGCGCTCTTCCGCCACCTGGACGTCCCCACCCAGGAAAGCGATATGTCCTTCGCCGTGTCGGTAGTGGACGAGGACGTGGAGTGGGCCGGGGACAGCGTCGGCACCCTGTTCGC
Coding sequences within:
- a CDS encoding phosphoglycolate phosphatase, with product MKADFSKVRAVLYDLDGTLVDSAPDLAVAVNRVLADRGQPAREEAEIRRWVGNGARRLIMRALTGEHHGDPGDEHTDPALEQFFQYYGERVAERSRLYPGVSEGLAGVAELGLAQAVVTNKPRRFAEPLLEALGVRDYMATVVGGDCAPVKKPDPAPLRLALERLGVEPSQALMVGDSAVDVGAARNTGMKVVCVPYGYNAGNAIEDAFPDLMLHSLAELPGMLRSRAA
- a CDS encoding TerB family tellurite resistance protein — protein: MRGYWQSYLGRFLGLLSGWLLAGTWGLVPGLLLGWAADMLVRHHRFCGWAWSGCGMDGAERRCAGVLLALMGRLAKADGRVSEAEVAVTEAILGELNLTGVRRQRAITLFRRGRDGRLPLRALLRSLRRGLRARPEWRPRVLSALVRLAAADGPPDPVQYRLLVRVWRGLGHARHDLDQRLAGGVGQRRPGQPFQGGDEVARARALLGVAADAGRAEVRRAYRRGLSRHHPDRVQARGASAAEVRHAANRTRELREAWELLRHHHD